A single Syngnathus acus chromosome 8, fSynAcu1.2, whole genome shotgun sequence DNA region contains:
- the grid2ipa gene encoding delphilin isoform X4 — MRRFLSRKGRFSLRQSKSGTRSASRDFFLGLPATNQNWPEAFGFRLGGTGPSYILSVVESSSAFLAGLQPGDQVVDIEGQDVTNLSTPALIALAQTLKTVPPSIGVVSRIEQIDITPGPDGRFGFTIVGDSPLTVEDCVADGAAARAGLKAGDYVLEVNGIPVKRHETAAVMIKAAQGRPLRLGVLSIARRPKRLSSSMRVLSQSSDSIRESRAHKAMEFNKKVEEVLGEEPDLKEQLFDVLKQYAADRHVESLAEALPDILVTERHRQLIESVRIFIPKKHRERFDEVVSQSPMSRLKGRSFSDPSRSDLRRSRGEAHPERPAVSTRASSVPRTHADEGYAPLPRGMRKTTSLIAGHSGGSTTNCRTVRVCKGNMSFGFTLRGHAPVWIDSVIPGSAADKAGLKPGDRILFLNGLDMRTSSHEKVVSMLQGSGAMPTLVVEDGPPSFSMSEQDLTGGGISTERARSPALGSLRWVAEILPPSIRVHGRTFGQQLEHLLTIQERYTVCKALESFFQHRNVDTLIVDAFPVLDTPAKQVIWQFVYQLLTYEEQEHCQSKISRFLGFKAPAPPAPPPPPPEPEVAPEPHRRSSSMRVTGTMYRSSVRGRSSDDLLIGTNLSMGFRADSLLEAGMRLAPGERQSGDGTSLPETPNNLANLSAVYAELENMYAAKRSKSLKTRPPPAPETLLEVDSPSRATSPTTRAHTGLISQNSGESNPYMSLDSPPPSPPELIDLPSSPPPHRSSKRRYTFSKPPRSEDTDRFLDALSEQLGQHVAIVDDFLTPENDYEEEFGQVAFPDDDDEEEEEEDNDEQLGMDEEESGGFVGPELSSPSDIQSSSGDDNASSLTYSSSSDHIPPPPMTPPPPPPVQFNDAPAPPAAPAPSHPPAPPPQQQASYSPENPPRAYLPIRRKSGPPPPPPPRSNPPPKRHSLHKVLPSEEGLQVQAAIQELKAYQEQQSYKEQQEYQERQAYEELKAFEEHQAFQEQQSYQEQLFKERQAYEEHKALEELKAFEEQMFEEQRAFQQRQAHDFQDQKAYEDQVIQQIYQSHHSMPAQPTQQKSHSPLALQQLHQSLPPLPAPEASNHHSRHPLCMMLQQQQVQPGHHRRLSRSAPPPHHPPPLPTANPSRQYPEDVYQSHQSHQSLRAQPHHASAEMLHHPSAEMIQILQHAQVHQPPQQMQQPSSHYSSAEIFHQPKIHHSSMELLHQPHQMMQRQPHHSSTELLHQGQQLHRGQPHHSSSELLDRSQQKQQVKPHHHSSSELLHHIQKEPPCQPLQMNRESRSQQSRRSLKSQPQPQGSAQGPPVHQRHRPQPIKPSPQRPHSIQQTRHHSATPHIHHIRHMTPQPPPQDYQHQIQVIHPPQQAHRPHPLLSTFQPLQPQQPVLSSFQPPSQREQAQSATQTTRPHSQPSHHLMQQQQPQGQSQHEAIQSPIQPQSLPPSLSEPPPPPPPPLPPPCSPPPLPRPTLSRMDSHHMSVKRLRWEQVENSEGTIWGQLGANSDHEKLHDMVKYLDLEMHFGTQKGSLLFSAPEPLAQLETFRKKDVIEILSHKKAYNASILMAHLKLSPGELRQVLLSMNSDRLQPSHIKQLLLYAPDANEVKKYQDYSEDPGKLSEPDQFVLQMLSVPEYKTRLESLLFKCSLQEKTEELRGAYECINKASSELRSSKKLAKILEFVLAMGNYLNSSQPKSNKTTGFKINFLTELSTTKTVDGKSTFLHILVKSLCHHFPDVLDFSKDLTTVPLAAKVNQRTITSDLNDMHGAIRNIRSACQKMPASAEDRFAAVMSTFLENSHPAVQSLESLQQSSLEEFSQTASYFGEDGKSTNTEAFFGIFADFVSKFERVLSDHQAAENPKSPRSPRMASPLAW; from the exons ATGAGGCGTTTCCTGAGCCGAAAGGGTCGCTTCTCCCTGCGCCAGAGCAAGTCCGGCACCCGCAGCGCTTCCAGAGATTTCT TTCTTGGTCTTCCCGCTACCAATCAGAACTGGCCCGAGGCTTTCGGCTTCCGACTGGGCGGCACCGGGCCCAGCTACATCTTGTCGGTGGTGGAGAGCAGCAGCGCCTTCCTGGCGGGCCTGCAGCCCGGCGACCAGGTGGTGGACATCGAGGGCCAGGACGTGACCAACCTCAGCACCCCGGCACTGATCGCGCTAGCTCAAACCCTCAAAACGGTGCCGCCCAGCATCGGCGTGGTGTCGCGCATTGAACAG ATTGACATCACTCCCGGTCCAGACGGCCGCTTCGGCTTCACCATCGTGGGCGACAGCCCTTTGACGGTGGAGGACTGCGTGGCCGATGGTGCGGCCGCCCGTGCCGGCCTCAAGGCTGGCGACTATGTCCTAGAGGTCAACGGCATTCCGGTCAAGCGTCACGAGACAGCGGCCGTCATGATCAAAGCGGCGCAGGGTCGTCCTCTGCGTCTGGGCGTGCTCAGCATAGCACGCCGGCCCAAGCGGCTGAGTAGCAGCATGAGGGTCCTCTCGCAGAGCAGCGACAGCATCAGGGAGAGTCGCGCGCACAAGGCCATGGAGTTCAACAAGAAG GTGGAGGAGGTGCTGGGTGAGGAGCCAGATTTGAAGGAGCAGCTCTTTGACGTCTTGAAGCAGTACGCCGCCGATCGCCACGTGGAGAGCCTGGCCGAGGCGCTGCCGGACATCCTCGTCACAGAGCGCCATCGGCAGCTCATCGAAAGTGTCAG GATCTTCATTCCCAAGAAGCACCGGGAGCGTTTTGACGAGGTGGTTTCCCAGAGCCCGATGAGTCGTCTAAAGGGGCGGAGCTTCAGCGACCCCAGCCGTAGCGACCTGCGCCGCAGCCGCGGCGAGGCTCATCCCGAGCGCCCGGCGGTCTCCACACGCGCCAGTTCGGTGCCGCGCACGCACGCGGACGAAGGCTACGCCCCCCTGCCCCGTGGCATGCGCAAGACCACCTCGCTCATAGCCGGACACTCGGGCGGATCGACAACCAACTGCAG GACGGTGAGAGTGTGCAAAGGCAACATGAGCTTCGGCTTCACTCTCAGGGGTCACGCCCCTGTGTGGATCGACTCTGTCATCCCGG GCAGCGCAGCAGACAAGGCTGGTCTTAAACCAGGAGACCGCATCCTGTTCCTCAACGGACTTGATATGAG GACCTCCTCCCATGAGAAGGTGGTGTCCATGCTGCAAGGAAGCGGCGCCATGCCCACCCTGGTTGTGGAGGACGGCCCGCCCTCTTTCAGCATGTCAGAGCAGGACTTGACAGGGGGCGGCATTTCCACAGAGCGCGCGCGCTCCCCCGCGCTCGGCTCCCTGCGCTGGGTGGCCGAGATACTGCCACCGAGCATCCGAGTCCACGGACGCACCTTCGGGCAGCAGCTGGAGCACCTGCTGACCATCCAGGAAAGGTACACAGTCTGCAAGGCTCTGGAGAGCTTCTTCCAGCACAG gaATGTGGATACGCTGATCGTGGATGCCTTCCCGGTGCTGGATACGCCGGCCAAGCAGGTCATCTGGCAATTTGTTTACcagctgctgacgtatgaagAGCAAGAACACTGCCAAAGCAAAATCTCACGCTTTCTTGGATTCAAGGCGCCAG CTCCACCagcaccccctccccctccaccaGAGCCCGAGGTTGCCCCCGAGCCCCATCGCCGCAGCAGCTCCATGAGGGTGACGGGCACCATGTACAGGAGCAGTGTGAGGGGGCGGAGCTCTGACGACTTGCTCATTGGCACAAACTTGAGCATGG GCTTCCGTGCAGACTCGCTACTGGAAGCCGGAATGCGGTTGGCTCCAGGAGAAAGACAATCAGGCGATGGGACCTCTCTTCCCGAGACTCCCAACAACCTCGCCAAT CTGTCAGCCGTGTACGCCGAACTGGAAAACATGTACGCGGCCAAGAGATCCAAGTCCCTGAAGACTCGCCCTCCTCCCGCCCCTGAGACTTTGCTGGAAGTGGACTCCCCCTCCCGCGCAACTTCCCCGACAACGCGTGCTCACACAG GCCTGATCAGCCAGAACAGCGGGGAGTCCAACCCCTACATGAGCCTGGATAGCCCACCACCCTCACCACCGGAGCTCATTGATTTGCCGTCGAGTCCGCCGCCACACCGCAGCAGCAAACGTCGATATACTTTCTCCAAACCGCCGCGGTCCGAAGATACTGACCGCTTTCTGGACGCGCTGAGCGAGCAGCTGGGCCAGCACGTGGCAATTGTTGATGACTTTCTCACTCCTGAAAACGACTACGAAGAG GAGTTTGGGCAGGTGGCATTCccagatgatgatgacgaggaggaggaggaggaagataaTGATGAACAGTTAGGCATGGACGAAGAAGAAAGCGGAGGATTCGTGGGTCCCGAGTTGAGCAGCCCGAGCGACATCCAAAGCAGCAGCGGGGACGATAATGCTTCCTCCCTCACCTATTCCTCCTCTTCCGACCACATCCCTCCGCCCCCCATGacgcctcctccacctccacctGTTCAGTTCAATGATGCGCCGGCTCCTCCAGCTGCACCTGCGCCGTCTCATccaccagcaccaccaccacagcaGCAGGCTAGCTACAGCCCTGAAAACCCGCCGAGAGCTTACCTGCCCATCCGCCGGAAATCTGGCCCgcctcccccacccccgcccCGCAGCAACCCGCCACCAAAACGACACTCCTTGCATAAAGTGCTGCCGTCCGAAGAGGGGCTGCAGGTCCAGGCTGCCATACAGGAGCTAAAGGCCTATCAAGAGCAGCAGTCCTACAAGGAGCAACAAGAGTATCAAGAAAGGCAAGCATATGAAGAGCTGAAGGCCTTTGAGGAACATCAGGCCTTCCAGGAGCAGCAGTCATATCAGGAGCAACTGTTCAAGGAGAGACAAGCCTATGAAGAGCACAAGGCCTTGGAGGAGCTCAAAGCCTTTGAGGAGCAAATGTTTGAGGAGCAACGAGCATTCCAGCAAAGACAAGCGCATGACTTCCAGGACCAAAAAGCTTACGAGGACCAAGTGATACAGCAGATCTACCAGAGCCACCACTCAATGCCCGCCCAGCCCACCCAGCAGAAATCCCACTCACCACTAGCACTCCAGCAGCTACACCAGTCTTTACCGCCACTTCCTGCACCGGAAGCCTCCAACCACCACTCTCGCCATCCTCTGTGCATgatgctgcagcagcagcaagtgcAGCCCGGACACCACCGACGTCTATCCCGGTCGGCCCCGCCTCCGCATCACCCGCCCCCCCTTCCCACGGCTAACCCGAGTCGGCAGTATCCCGAGGATGTTTACCAAAGCCACCAAAGCCACCAAAGCCTCAGGGCCCAGCCTCACCATGCCTCAGCCGAGATGCTCCACCATCCCTCGGCGGAGATGATCCAGATCTTGCAACATGCGCAGGTCCACCAACCACCGCAGCAGATGCAACAACCCAGCAGCCACTACTCCTCTGCAGAAATCTTCCACCAGCCCAAGATCCATCACTCCTCTATGGAACTCCTCCATCAACCTCACCAGATGATGCAGAGGCAGCCTCACCACTCATCCACGGAACTTCTCCATCAAGGCCAGCAGTTGCACAGGGGGCAGCCCCACCATTCA TCCAGCGAGCTACTTGACCGGTCCCAACAGAAGCAACAAGTCAAGCCGCATCATCACTCCTCCAGCGAGCTGCTGCATCACATCCAGAAAGAGCCTCCCTGCCAGCCGCTTCAGATGAACCGAGAAAGCCGTTCGCAGCAGAGCCGCCGAAGTCTTAAAAGTCAGCCCCAGCCCCAAGGCTCAGCACAAGGGCCGCCAGTACACCAAAGGCATCGCCCCCAACCCATCAAGCCGTCCCCCCAGAGGCCCCATTCCATTCAGCAGACTCGCCACCATTCGGCCACGCCTCACATCCATCACATCCGCCACATGACCCCGCAACCTCCGCCACAGGATTACCAGCACCAGATTCAAGTGATCCATCCGCCGCAGCAAGCCCACCGGCCACACCCGCTTCTGTCTACGTTCCAGCCTCTCCAGCCGCAGCAGCCCGTGCTCTCCTCCTTCCAGCCTCCGAGCCAGCGCGAGCAGGCCCAGTCGGCCACCCAGACCACCCGCCCCCATTCCCAGCCCTCCCATCACctgatgcagcagcagcagccccaGGGCCAGTCCCAGCACGAAGCAATACAGAGCCCAATTCAGCCCCAGTCGCTCCCCCCATCTCTATCTGAGCCACCtccacccccaccaccacctctgCCTCCACCCTGCTCCCCTCCGCCATTACCCCGGCCCACCCTCTCCAGGATGGACTCCCATCACATGAGTGTCAAGAGGCTGCGCTGGGAGCAAGTGGAGAACTCGGAAGGCACTATCTGGGGCCAG TTGGGCGCAAATTCTGACCACGAGAAGCTGCATGACATGGTGAAGTATTTGGACCTGGAGATGCACTTTGGGACACAGAAAGGGTCTC TCTTGTTTTCAGCGCCGGAGCCCTTGGCACAACTGGAAACATTTAGGAAAAAGGATGTAATTGAAATTCTGTCCCACAAGAAGGCCTACAATGCAT CCATCCTGATGGCCCACCTGAAGCTGTCCCCCGGAGAGCTGCGTCAGGTGCTGCTGAGCATGAACTCCGACAGGCTGCAGCCATCGCACATTAAACAGCTGCTGCTATATGCCCCCGACGCCAACGAGGTAAAAAAGTACCAAGACTACAGCGAGGACCCTGGCAAACTCAGCGAGCCCGACCAGTTTGTACTGCAG ATGCTGTCAGTGCCTGAGTACAAGACCCGCCTGGAGAGCCTCCTCTTCAAGTGCTCACTACAGGAGAAGACAGAAGAGCTGAGGGGAGCCTACGAATGCATCAACAAGGCCTCCTCGGAGCTCAGGAGCAGCAAGAAGCTTGCAAAGATTCTCGAG TTCGTGTTGGCCATGGGGAACTACTTGAATAGCAGCCAGCCCAAAAGCAACAAGACAACTGGCTTCAAGATCAATTTCCTGACAGAG CTGAGCACAACGAAGACGGTGGACGGGAAGTCGACGTTCCTGCACATTCTGGTCAAGTCGTTGTGCCATCACTTTCCCGACGTGCTGGATTTTTCCAAAGATCTCACCACGGTTCCTCTCGCAGCCAAAG TCAACCAAAGGACGATCACATCCGATTTGAACGACATGCACGGAGCCATCCGTAACATCCGCTCGGCCTGTCAGAAAATGCCCGCGAGCGCCGAGGACCGCTTTGCCGCCGTCATGAGT ACCTTTCTAGAAAACAGTCATCCGGCCGTGCAGTCTCTGGAGTCCCTCCAGCAGAGCTCTCTGGAAGAGTTTTCTCAAACGGCCTCCTACTTCGGGGAGGACGGCAAAAGCACCAACACGGAGGCCTTCTTTGGCATCTTTGCTGACTTTGTCAGCAAGTTCGAG AGGGTTCTCAGCGATCACCAGGCAGCTGAAAACCCCAAAAGCCCGAGAAGTCCTCGAATGGCCTCCCCGCTTGCCTGGTAG